In Deltaproteobacteria bacterium, the genomic stretch GTACGAGTTGAGCGTCGAGTGCGGCGCCATCTGCACGCCGAGGTCTTCGAGGATCGACACGCTCGCCGCGCGCCCGATGCGCCGCGCGACTTCGCGCAGCGTGCTCTCCTCGACCCCGGCGCGCGCGCAGTAGTCCGCGATCGGCACCTCGGCGAGCGCGGCCAGCACTTCGTCTGCGCCCACCGTGCGCGCGGCGAGGAATTCGCGGTCGATGAGATCTTCACTCGCGAGGATCGCGAGCAGCGCGGCCAGCAGGAACGCGTCGCAGCCGGGCTTCACCCGCAGGTGGAAGTCGGCGAGCTCCGCGGTCTCGGTGCGGCGCGGATCGATCACGACGAGCGTGCGCTCCGGATCGCGCGCGATTTCCTTCAGCACGATGCGCGCGCGCGGGAAGCCGTGCGACTGCCACGGGTTCTTCCCTAACAACACCGCGACTTCGGCGTGCTCGAAGTCCGGCGTCGAGTGGCAGTTGGGCCGCCCGAACAGCTTGCCGTCCACCCAGAACTCGCCCGTCTTCTCCTGCGCGAGCGCGTTCGACGCGTACACGTAGCCGACCGCTGCGCGCGTCGCGCGCCCGTAGCCGCCGGGTAGGTGGTTGCCCTGGCCGCCGCCGCCGTAGTAGAGGATCGACGCGCCGCCGTGCGTGTCGCGCACGCGCGCGAGGTCGCGCGCCACGCCCGCGATCGCGACATCCCAGCTCACCGCCTCGAACGTGCCGTCCGCGCGCCGGCGCAGCGGCGACGTGAGGCGATCGCGCCCGTTCTGATAGGCGTCGAGCCCGCGCGCCGGCTTCTCGCACGTGTAGCCCTGAGACGCGGGGTGCGCGCGATCGCCGCGCATCTTCACGACGCGGCGGCCGTCGGTCTGCACCTCGAGTCCGCAGTTGAGGCTGCACAGAATGCACGCGGACTTCTGCCAGCGTGATGCATCGGCGTTCGGCATGGAACCTCGCGGGGCGCGTCGCCACGGAACCTACCGCGGACCCGAGAGGCGGCAGGGGGCAGTCGGCCGGGCCGATTAGGCCCCCGCCCGCGCTACTTCGCGCTCTCCAGCCACTTCGCGAGCTGCGGCTTCACGCGTGCGTCGAAGGCGAGCGTCAGGTCGATCTGCTCGGTCGCCTTCCTCACGGCGCGCACCGCAGTCGGCACCGGGTTCTGCTTGAAGAACGCGGCGATGTCCTTTCGCGCGCCCCTCGTGGCGAGGGTCGCGGCGGCCTCGATCGGGCGCGCCACGAGCGCGGGCGGCAGCTTCTTGCGCAGCGCGACGAAGCGACGCTTGAAGAACTCCCAGGTCGCGGGCGCCGCGTTCGGGTTCGCGAGCTGTGCCGCGAGCACGAGGCCCACGTCCTGCGCGCCGATGTCGTCCGTGAGGCACTGCGCGTGCGTGCGCTGCACGAGCTCTTTGCTGCGGAACTCCGCGAGCGCCATCAGCATGCGCCGGCTCTCGAGCGGCGTGGCAGCGTCCTTGCGCGCCGCGACGTAGCGGTCGTAGAGCGCGGCGTCGCCGCACGACGCCGCGATCGTGATCGCGGCCGCCGCGAGCTCGGGCTCGACGCTGCCGCGGTCCGCGAGGTACGCCGCCACGAGCTCGGCAGCCTGCCCGCGCGCGGCGGCGTTCTCGCCGACATCGCCGACGAGCGCGAACAGCACCGCGCGGCGGCGCCGCGTGTCGTCGCTCTCGCGTGCGCTCGCCGCGAGGCCGAGCTGCGCGAGCGCGGGCCCGAACGTGACGGCGATGCGCGCGCGCAGCTTCTGCTCCGCGTCCGCGCCGAGCGTGCGCTTCGCTGCGCGCGCGATGCCCTCGAGCGCGGGCCGCAGCGCGACGAGCACGTCCGCGTCCGGCTCGTCGCCGAGCGAGAGCGCGAAGCCGAGGAAGCTCGCGAGATCGCAGTGGCCCGCGCGCAGCGAAGCCCAGAGGTGCCCGACGAGCCCTTGCCTCTCGACCGAGGTGAGCTCCTTCTTCGCCTGTGCGAGCGCCGAGAGCTCCGCGGCCGTGTGGAGCGGGCGAATGAACGCGGACTCCTCGGCGTTTCCGTACAGGAAGCGCGGCGTCTCGCCTTCGACCTCGAATTCGCCGCGCGAGCGCCCTAACAGCTGGCGCAGGCTGCGCGAGCCGACCGCGGTGCCGGCACGCCCGACCCACGGAATCGGCCAGCGCTTCGTCGCGTCCTTGGCGGGTTTGTCGGCGTTGGGGCGGAAGCGTTCCTGCCGGTAGCGCACGAGCTGCTTGCCGCCGCGCTCGACGCGTTCGAGTCGCAGCAGCGGGAAGCCCGGCTGCTCGATCCACGCGCGCATGATCGGCTCGACGTTCTGCCCGGAGACCTCGGAGAGCGCGTTCCAAAGATCCGCCGCGACCGTGTTCCCCTCCTGGTGCTCGCGGATGTACTTGCGCACCCCCGCGCGGAACACTTCGGCGCCGAGGTAGCGCTCGATCATGCGCACGACCGACGCGCCCTTCTCGTACGTGATCAGGTCGAAGTTCTCGGTCGCCTCGGCGGGGCTGCGCACCTCGACGTAGATCGGATGCGTCGAATCGAGCGCGTCCATGCCGAGCGCGGCGGCGCGGTCGTGCTGGAACGTCGACCACATGCTCCACTCGGGCTTCCACGCGTCGACGATCTGGTACGCCATCCAGGTCGCGAAGGCCTCGTTGAGCCAGAGGTCGTCCCACCAGCGCATCGTGACGAGATCGCCGTACCACATGTGCGCGAGCTCGTGACAGATCACCTCGGCGACGCGCTTCAGCTCGAGCGTCGTCGTGCGCGCGGGGTCGACGAGCAGCAGCGTCTCGCGGAAGAACACGGCGCCCGCGTTCTCCATCGCACCCGCCTCGAACTCCGGGCACGCCACGAGGTCGAGCTTCTCGTACGGGTAGGGCATGTCGAAGTACGTCTCGAGTCGCGCGAGCGTCTCGCGCGCGCACTCGAGCGCGAACGCGGTGAGGTTCTCCTTGCCCGGCACGTGCCAGATGCGGATCTCGGTCTCGCCGCAGTGCACGGGCTCCGAGGCGACGAGCTCGCCCACCGCGAGCGCGAGCAGATACGTCGAGAGCGGCGGCGTCTGCGAGAACACCACCGTCTTCCGTCCGCCCTCGCGGGGCACGATCTTCTCGACGGGGTTGTTACTGAGCACGGTGTTCGCGTGCGCAGTCGTCACCGAGAGCCCGAAGCGCGCCTTCAGCGCGGGCTCGTCGAAGCACGGGAACACGCGGCGCGCCTCGGTCGACTCCATCTGCGTGAAGGCGTACTTGCGCTCGCCCGCGCGCGCGGCGTAGAAGCCGCGCAGATCGGTCGCGAGCTTGCCCTTGAACTCGAGCGCGAGCGTCACCTCGCCCGCGGGCGTTGTCTCCGCGAGCACGATGTCCACCGTCTCGCGATCGGGGCGCATCACCGCGCGCCCGCGAATCACGCGGTCGCCCACTTCGGCCTGCGCGCGCGTGATGGTGATGCCCACCGCGTGCAGCTCGAGCGTTCGCTTCGGCCGCGCGAGATCGAGGTGATGCAGCACCTCGCCCGTGAACGCGGCGCTCTGCGCCGGGTCGACCGCGATGTGCAGGTCGACCTCGACCGGGCGCGTGTCGGCGGGCAGGCGATACGCGCCGCGCTGCCGCTCGCTGCGCACGCGCCGCGCCTCGCGCCGGGCGGCGGGCGTCGCTTGCTTGCGTCCGGGTTGCTTCGCGCCGTCGCCCTTCGCCACATCGGCCTCCGAAAAAGAGGGCGCATCTTACCGGCAGGAATGGGGAATCCGAGAAGCCCGCGAAATCGAGGGACCGGCGCCTGACGCTGGGCCCTCGATCTGCGCGTTTGCGTCCGCCCGCGTGCGAAACCGTTCGCGCGGGGGCGCGTTCTACCTCGTGCACGCCCTGAGGAGTCACGTCATGTCCCGCATGCTCGTCGCTTCGCTCGCGCTGGTTGCCTCGTTCGCCGCCGCTGGCGCCGCCGGCGCGCGCGAGTACCGGTTCTTCCAGGGCAGCGATCGCGTCTACTACGAGACGTTCCACCGCCGCTTCGAGCCGATCTCGGAACCGCACATCCACTTGACGCGCGCGGCGCGCGCGTTCGCGAACGCGAGTCGCTGGTACGCGGCGGAGAATCTCGAGAAGGCCGCGGCCGGGTTCTCGTACTTCGAGGAGCGCGCCGCGGGCGAGGACCGGCGCCAGCTCGATCGCGCGGGCCGCGCGCTCGAGAAGCTCGCGCGTCAGGTGCGGCGCGGCGACGTCGACGGCGTCGAGATCGTCGAGCGCGCCGTCAGCGATGCCCAGCGCGTGCTCGCAGGCGAGCGCGTGATGGAGACGCGCGTTCCGGCGCAGTCCTGACTACTGGCTAGCCGCCCCGCGCGCGCTCGCGACGAGGGCTGCGACCGCGGCGCGCAGCGCGCTCGCTGCGCGCTCGTTCGCGAGGATCGCGCTCGCGTCGACGCGATTACTCGCGAGATGCAGCGTGATCGACGCCTCCGGCACGATGCGCGCCTCCATCGTCGCGAGGATCTCGCGCAGCTGCGGCGTTGCGAAGTGCGAGCGCGATGTGTCGATCAGCGCGAGCGGCTTCCCGCACAGCTCGCCGCTCGACACGATCCAGTCGAGCGCGTCCTTCAGCGCGCCGGGAACGCCGTGCACGTACTCCGGGCTCGACAGCAGCAGGGCGTCGCACTCGCGCAGCGCGTCTCGCCAGCGCGCGACCGCCGGCGGCGGAGTGTCGGCCTCGCGGTCGAGGTCGGGGTTGAAGTGCGGCAGTTCGCCGATTCCGAGGAAGCGCTCGACGCGCGCGCCAGCAGGCGCCAGTTGAGCGGCGGCATCGAGCAGAGCCGCATTCGAGGAAGCCGCGCGCAGACTCCCGCAAGCGGCGAGGACGCGTGTCACAGCGCGAGCCGCGCGATCTCGTCGCGCCGACGGGGCTCGTCGTAACGCAAGAAGAACTCGTCGAGCTGCGGCGGCGCAACGCGGGTGCCCGCGAGCATCGAGTGGACCTGCCCGCGGTGATGGATCTGGTGCGCGAACAAGTGCTCCAGTGCTGCGGGCAACGCCTCTTCGAACACGCCCTCGTCTCCGCGATCGAGGCCGACCGTGCGAGCGAGCGCGGCATCGCCCTGCGCATCGCAGTACGCGATGAGCCGGCGGTCGGACGCGAGCTGCTCGGCGGCGAGCGGCGCGATCTCGCCGTGCTCGCGCTCGCGCAGCGCGGTCCACGTCGCGAGCCCGCGCCC encodes the following:
- a CDS encoding M1 family metallopeptidase, which produces MAKGDGAKQPGRKQATPAARREARRVRSERQRGAYRLPADTRPVEVDLHIAVDPAQSAAFTGEVLHHLDLARPKRTLELHAVGITITRAQAEVGDRVIRGRAVMRPDRETVDIVLAETTPAGEVTLALEFKGKLATDLRGFYAARAGERKYAFTQMESTEARRVFPCFDEPALKARFGLSVTTAHANTVLSNNPVEKIVPREGGRKTVVFSQTPPLSTYLLALAVGELVASEPVHCGETEIRIWHVPGKENLTAFALECARETLARLETYFDMPYPYEKLDLVACPEFEAGAMENAGAVFFRETLLLVDPARTTTLELKRVAEVICHELAHMWYGDLVTMRWWDDLWLNEAFATWMAYQIVDAWKPEWSMWSTFQHDRAAALGMDALDSTHPIYVEVRSPAEATENFDLITYEKGASVVRMIERYLGAEVFRAGVRKYIREHQEGNTVAADLWNALSEVSGQNVEPIMRAWIEQPGFPLLRLERVERGGKQLVRYRQERFRPNADKPAKDATKRWPIPWVGRAGTAVGSRSLRQLLGRSRGEFEVEGETPRFLYGNAEESAFIRPLHTAAELSALAQAKKELTSVERQGLVGHLWASLRAGHCDLASFLGFALSLGDEPDADVLVALRPALEGIARAAKRTLGADAEQKLRARIAVTFGPALAQLGLAASARESDDTRRRRAVLFALVGDVGENAAARGQAAELVAAYLADRGSVEPELAAAAITIAASCGDAALYDRYVAARKDAATPLESRRMLMALAEFRSKELVQRTHAQCLTDDIGAQDVGLVLAAQLANPNAAPATWEFFKRRFVALRKKLPPALVARPIEAAATLATRGARKDIAAFFKQNPVPTAVRAVRKATEQIDLTLAFDARVKPQLAKWLESAK
- a CDS encoding NAD(P)H-dependent oxidoreductase — translated: MTRVLAACGSLRAASSNAALLDAAAQLAPAGARVERFLGIGELPHFNPDLDREADTPPPAVARWRDALRECDALLLSSPEYVHGVPGALKDALDWIVSSGELCGKPLALIDTSRSHFATPQLREILATMEARIVPEASITLHLASNRVDASAILANERAASALRAAVAALVASARGAASQ
- a CDS encoding DinB family protein encodes the protein MTLAAHFRACARNNAWSNDRLLRACAQLTREELHAPRVSFFPSLMLTLNHILRVDAYYLGELEATGRGLATWTALREREHGEIAPLAAEQLASDRRLIAYCDAQGDAALARTVGLDRGDEGVFEEALPAALEHLFAHQIHHRGQVHSMLAGTRVAPPQLDEFFLRYDEPRRRDEIARLAL